A stretch of Gadus macrocephalus chromosome 17, ASM3116895v1 DNA encodes these proteins:
- the hacd4 gene encoding very-long-chain (3R)-3-hydroxyacyl-CoA dehydratase 4, translating into MWFTARFLYVFTYNMFQFCAHTWILANMTVRFLMFGRDALADTFYSIGVVMSLCQLFTVLELFHIADGIDKSWILPRLFQVVERNLLLFTIVMMEEIQSKPVVCAQFFLWNILGLLRYPQELLCVMGSPSLNMLWNRYTLYVPTYILAAVTEGVTVYQAVNHLEKAGRGRLQLPISSPNRVPILLKTYLIILAVGATVTVWQLVKERQQRLEKWNKKLKK; encoded by the exons ATGTG GTTCACTGCCCGGTTTCTCTATGTATTCACGTACAACATGTTCCAGTTTTGTGCCCACACGTGGATACTGGCCAACATGACGGTCAGGTTTCTCATGTTTGGTCGAG ATGCCTTGGCGGATACGTTTTACTCCATCGGAGTCGTCATGTCCCTGTGTCAGCTTTTCACGGTGCTTGAGCTGTTTCATATCGCAGATGGCATCGACAAGAGCTGGATTCTCCCTCGCCTCTTTCAA gtggtggagaggaatCTTCTGCTGTTCACTATAGTCATGATGGAGGAGATTCAGAGTAAACCGGTTGTGTGCGCACAGTTCTTCCTGTGGAACATCCTGGGTCTGCTGAG GTACCCCCAGGAGCTGCTGTGTGTGATGGGCTCCCCTTCTCTGAACATGCTGTGGAACCGCTACACACTGTACGTCCCCACGTACATCCTGGCGGCCGTCACAGAAG GAGTTACAGTGTACCAGGCAGTGAATCACTTGGAGAAGGCTGGCAGAGGTCGTCTTCAGCTgcccatctcctctcccaacCGCGTTCCCATCCTGCTGAAGACCTATCTGATCATCCTCGCAGTCG GCGCCACGGTGACGGTGTGGCAGTTGGTGAAGGAGAGGCAACAACGGCTGGAGAAATGGAACAAGAAGCTCAAGAAGTAG